ATTTTTTCAGAGCGGTGATACACTTGGAACTATTATGGGAACGGTAACCGATACCTACGGGAATCCAATCAAGGGCGTAGGATTTAGGGTCTCTAATTTTATTGAGAATAGTGGCTACAGTAGTGGAAGTTGGAAAACTGATTCTCTTGGGCATTATACTATTCATTTCTTTGCGGGAAAGCCTCTTGAGTTCACTATTTGTAAGCTTCAAATCAACAATGCAAATTCAATAGGCTACATAAGTGAATGGTATGATAATAAATATAACGAAGGCAGCGCAAATATAATAACCGTAGTTTTTCCCGATACAATAAAAAATATTGATTTTGAATTGGAAATTGGTGGCTCTATATCAGGATATGTTACCAGCGCTAAAGGTCCACTTAAAAATGTCTATATTAATGTTTATGATGCCGTTATCGATGACAATAGTTCTTATGGTTACACGGATTCAATGGGATATTATATTGTAAAGGGCTTACCGACAGGAAGCTATAATGTTCACACCTCTTGTTGGGAAAGCGGTTATATAGACGAATGGTATGATAATAAGTTAAGTCGTGAAAATGCCAATATAGTCTCTGTTACAGTCCCTGATACTACAAAAAATATTAATTTTGAATTAGAATTTGGCGGTTGCATAGCAGGATATGTTACGAGCGCTAAAGGACCTCTTGCGAGTGTAAGCGTTGGTGTTTATAATGCAACTACTAAAGGATGGGTTGGAAATGGAGGAACAACTGATTCCAACGGGTATTATATTGCAACTGCCTTACCAACGGGAAGTTATAAAGTAAAAGCCGGACATGATAGTGGATATGTTACCCTTTACTGGAATAATAAACTTGACTGGAACTCGGCAGGTTTAGTAAACGTAACATTACCGGATACCGTAAACAATATTAATTTCTCTTTATATATTGGCGGGAAAATCAAAGGCAGCGTGTATAGTGCCAAAGGTCCAATTGGAAACGTAGAAGTTGATGCATTCAATATAAATTCAGGGG
Above is a window of bacterium DNA encoding:
- a CDS encoding T9SS type A sorting domain-containing protein, yielding MKYFKVCFVTGFFTLLLTNAFSAERRETHKPWFMGKFGKPERIQTSRDSSFVKKENNTFFQSGDTLGTIMGTVTDTYGNPIKGVGFRVSNFIENSGYSSGSWKTDSLGHYTIHFFAGKPLEFTICKLQINNANSIGYISEWYDNKYNEGSANIITVVFPDTIKNIDFELEIGGSISGYVTSAKGPLKNVYINVYDAVIDDNSSYGYTDSMGYYIVKGLPTGSYNVHTSCWESGYIDEWYDNKLSRENANIVSVTVPDTTKNINFELEFGGCIAGYVTSAKGPLASVSVGVYNATTKGWVGNGGTTDSNGYYIATALPTGSYKVKAGHDSGYVTLYWNNKLDWNSAGLVNVTLPDTVNNINFSLYIGGKIKGSVYSAKGPIGNVEVDAFNINSGEVVGGEDTDSSGNYTIKSLPTGYYKLWAFPNIWGDNEDTIHAFEWYNNKNNWLSADSIYVTAPDSIINKDFTLEQCGFITGTVCGTPKTSITGAEVGGWLYINNFYGWLPFFVDETGTDGKYTLKNLRTGNYKVFAMASGYGTLWYNQKPDSNTANLVSVTMPNATPNIDFNLTGIEESAGLKDRIPKIKTTQNPFIRTTTISYQIPVKTKVLLKIYDITGRPVKTLVNSEKEAGSYDVSFNAMGLSSGIYFVRFAAGNYKSTKKLILMR